In the genome of Bombyx mori chromosome 13, ASM3026992v2, the window cactgatatctATCACACGACATTGACTGCCgattttataatgtatttaatatcTGTTATAAAGGTAGTTGTAAAATTAAAAGTGTACGATGAGTCGAACGAACCGGTTTATCATGAGCGTTTGGTCGTCAGGTGTCGGCGGCGCAGCACATGCAAGTGAgcggcgcggggggcggcggGCACGTGTCAGTGGCTGCCCAGCAGGGCATGTACGCCAGTTTCCAGCACCAGGGCGCTCCGCCCCAGCAACACCATCAAGGtgactattattaatttatgtaataggtacctatttaaatttgatttaacgaACACGTACAAAATCGTTTCTTAAGTCACCTACGAAATTTGAAGCGTATTAACTAGTACTCATGTGAGGCAGCCTCCTGTAATATATTACAATACTTAAGAACATGTTTTTGCCAATGACAAGAGATTtttattgtaagtttcataatatGTAAGTAGATTTTTTGGGTAAATATTTATGGCAATTGTGTTTTAATTAATCGCGAGAATGTGTTTGTGTGATAAGTACCAACCATCAAGCATCCAATACTAATTTGGACACTATTGTAAAATTACAATGAAGGTAAAGTAAATTATGTGAATCGATCAAATGTTAGGTTCATTTATCTTGGCATATCGGGTAGATTgatttgttcatttttttttattccacgtttttgttattttagttgttTTAGTATTAAGCTATGTATTTCATGGTAACGACAGATTCTTCTTTTGTTCTCGTATATAGCACATGTTGTAAGTATGCCGATGCCATTCGAATTTTGTATACACCAAAAAGATGATCAAAACACCGGCCGGATATTTACAAACGATAAATCGTTGAATGAATTGAGAAGTCATTGTGACGCGCGCTTAACATAACGCGTTCAACCTGCGGCCCGCCGTAATAATTAACGACGCCATTTTCACACTatcaaaaacaaagaaatacattgCGTGTTTATTTTCATAACGGCCGCGTTCCGTTGAATACTTTTCACATTAGTTAAGGTACCAATAGGACCCCTATGCCGTTGCAATAACAACACTGCGTTTTGCATTTCGTTGTGGTGAATGGTGTGTGGTGGGGAGATCGCGCCCGAGGTTGATGATCCGCGAGATTCCGCGCACCTCTTTCGacgattacatatttttataactgaTTAATGTGTTGTTTACTACTGCATTGAAGACGAATGACTCGgacacaaaaataaatgtattctgcaacaaaaagggtgcgtgtactttaTGTAcgtgcgtaagaagttatactttatttttattaaacttatttcttttttttaatttaaattttaatcaatttgaaaaaaaatcgatgaaacaacatcctcaagcacgcatattggacatcccttttcttgacatcgtataaattcggtaattctcggtacggttcgggaagttcacctgcggctatattcagactcgccaagttacgtcggtcgtattgtaatgagcgatttagtgggcaacttcattctgttaattttgtgtcacggtgcgcgcgcatcttaaaatttcactctcatcaatttttcataacgcgcctaaagaagtataacttcaataagaGAACCATACAATATTAGTCTAGCGTTCTGCTGCAATCACTGGTGCTAGCAATTATCTATAAATTAGGTAAATTGATTAGAAATACGTTAGGCAATTACCTGAGCCTTGTACTTcaaacatttatatttctttgATTGTTACCATCTAATCTCATGATAcgcaaatgtaataataaatttaaaacggtCGTGTTACACATAAGACTTGTTGATGAATAAACAAAACGAAATGttttggtttgttttttataattctaATCATGATATCAATCACGtgggtatgaaaaatagtacGGTACCCTATTTTCAGCATAAACAGTAAATATTCCGTCGGAATCGTGAGCACTGTTGACATATACTACTTACGTCATACTATGTTAAAATTCATATCGTATTACCTGTATACATAAGATTGCAGATAACCTCATCTCTGTTTGATGCGTGTAACACTGTTTTGGAATATTTCACCGGCTACtttcacttttaattttatttgcacaATAGTCACGGAGCTTGAATATCTCCGTAGGTATCCATGTCACATGTTAATTAACTGCGATCATTATTCTCACGCTGTCGAGATTTTATTGTCTCCGATAAAGGACACTGTTgcgttttaatgttattaaaataacagCTTACAATTATACGAACATGTTATTTAAAACGTACGGAAATATTCGGCAATTGTGCTATTTGCAAATTCAAAAGTTTacaatgaaatattaattagttGGGTCGTTAATATTCTTCTACGTCTTGTTTCGATCATAGAATAGCCGTTCCTCATATTTTTAATGTCCCAAATTGATCGATATCATTTACGTACGttgtgttaggacctcttgtgagtccgcacgggtaggtaccaccgccctgcctatttctgccgtgaagcagtaatgcgtttcggcttgaagggcggggcggcccttgtaactatactgagaccttagaacttatatctcagtagatgggtggcggcatttacattgtagatgtctacgcgCTCTGGTAACcgcgtaacaccaggtgggccgtaagctcgtgcACCTAAGCAATATATACCTAGGTACATAGTTTAGGAActacaaaacaataatttggACAATTTCTTGACTACATTTTCAGGTAATGGCTGCGATTCGTATTCAATGTCACAATCGCAGAGCATCAATTTCTCGCAAGCGATGAGAGCGAGGCAGCCTAGCGCCGCCCAGCAGAACTCCACGCCCGGTCCTGGCCCCACACCGCTCGGTAACACATCATAACAATTCTCTCcacaatttaatttcaataaccGTTAAAACATTGTAGCTCAGATAAAGTCATAATAACGATATTCATTTctatataattacatattataacTTCGATTCGTTCTCTATCAGAGGTCGAAAAGATCGTCACCCAAGCATGGGACGAAGATAACTCTATAACAAATTTTTTTCTTTGCAAATTATGTCGCATTCATACTATACAATTGGAGTGGATTGATTGCGAAATATACAATGGTTGTTCGGATATATCAAAttagattgttttattttttgttgttgtaaccTATATGACTAGTACAAATCTATTAGTTTGGACGTTAGTTTAACTAGAGCGATGTCTTCGATGCAACGTCAATATACGGAATCCAATTGAAGACGTTTCCTCTCAAGAACCGTCACTAAATCAATTGTAATGAATTTTGAGTGAATCTAATCTGCAGTACAATTAATATGCACATTTAAtgagtataataaatattatgtatatcttgtattgtataatCGAGTTATAAGTATGGTAGGCgtttcgtttgaagggtggtgcagtcgttgtaactatactgagaccttagaacttatatctcaaggtgggtggcgcatttccgttgtataatagatgtctatggtctccagtaaccacttaacaccaggagggctgtgagctcttccactcatctaagcaataaaaaaaaacttgtttgttttatgtacaTCAGGTGTAGCAGCAGCGGGTATATCGCGAGAGCAACAAGCCAAAATGCTGCAGCAACAGCAACAACAGATGCTGCGCGCCCAGCAGCAGCAGATGAGGCCGCCGCCGCCGGAATACAAGGCGCGGTACGGCGGTGTGGGTGGCGCCGTGGGGGGTTCGGTTGGGGGGCCAGTGGGGGGCGCGGTGGGGGGCATGCGTCGTGCGGCGCCGCGCCCCTACCCGCAACACCCGCGCCAGTACTCGCCCGAGTGGAGGCACGTGCTCATGCAGCAGCAAGCTGCATCCAGACAACAGTTCCCTCATCATCAccaaggtagttttttttttattgccataccCAAAAATAACATGGCAGTATGAAACTAATTAGATATCTGGATGTAACTTTCACCAAAGCCAAAAATCGTTTTCGAGGAAATTCAAATTATTAGATAATTAGAAAGTTAAATAAGAcatagaatatttttaataataatttttgatttaatttgaaaCTGTGAACGGTATTATTCATTGCCCCATGAGCATACCCTTATGCAATAAAACAAGTTGTAAACGTAAATTTAAATAAGTAGGCAATTACAAATCAGCAAATTACTTCACTTCACTTCCGTACGCGTTTCGTTTGATAGCTCCAATTTTTAGCTTGTAGGAAGCGGTTGATCCTTATGGCCCGAACGCTTCAGTAAGATAAGGGTCACCGGTGAGCACCGTGGCCCTccagtcactgtcctcgtcgaacccgtcgcttgcgacgaagggctgaaCGAGTAAgctaatccacagacacagcccactgagtttctcgccggatcttctcagtgagtcgcgtttccgatccggtggtagattctgcgaagcactgctcttgctagagttcgtgttagcaacaacgtcaggtttgaaccctgtgagctcacctactagttcggtgaatctagaataacccctcgaggctacaagaatagataggaaaaaaaaccgtggcctgaatgaaaatactccAATTTTCAAGTGGCGTTTAATGTGTTAAATCGTTATTTGTCTTCGTAGGTTTCGGCATGGGCGGTGGCATGGGCGGCGGCATCACCCAGCAACAGCAGCAACAGATGCAGCTGCAGCAGGCGCGCTTGCAACAACAACAGCTCATGCAGCATCAGCAGCAGAGGTCGGTTTCTTTAATCAGTTTGGAATTTCAGTCATAGCAAAAACCTTGTTTAGATACAagatcaggttttttttatttttattgcttagatgggtggacgaactcacagcccacctggtgttaagtggttactggagcccatagacatctgcaacgtaaatgcgccacctaccttgagatatagttctaaggtctcagtatagttacaacggctaccccacccttcaaaccgaaacgcattgctacttcacggtagaaatcggtggggcggtgctacctacccgtgcggactcataagaggtcctgccaccagtattgGTGGATAATTATTTCTATTGATACATATAAAACAGAATTGTGATTTAAGGTTAAAATAACTGATTCGGTTGTGCAGTAATTAGcacccctgactgttgcgcccgagggtcgtgggttcgattcccacatcgggcaaataaTCGTgtcagatttgtttgctctttgtctggctgtttattatctatatatgtatatatttaaacgtatataagtatgtatgtcagtctctggtacaaTTTGGGGTCGAATAGCCGTGCTTTATTTCTTCCCAgtgactattattattattataaataacttGCAATCTAAGTTGGTGAAGCTGGCGATTTAAATTTATAGGAAATTGTTAGCCCTAAAAACCGTGAAGATTCAATGAGAAAATAAAAACCTGTTACATTAGTTTCTTCATTCCTAATTAACATGGTTTGTTTCTTTGTagtcttttatttgttttaatgttacaaTATCGTTTCAGGACTTCAAGTCAACAGTCCCCTATGTCCCATCTCATTATGCAACAAAACCAAATGATGAGCGTGCAAGGACAGGTCAGTTGAAGCAATGACTCAGGTCCCAATTACTATGTTCCTATTGGTTGACCCGAAGTAACGGAATGAACTGTTTTTACAGATACCAAACATCCACATGAGCCAGTCTCAGAACATGTCGATGCAGCAGGGCGGGCTGGGAGGCATGGGCGGCCACCAGGGCAACCCCATGCACGCCCAGACCGGCCCCATGCCGACCTCGATGATGGCCCAGAACGGTCCCGTGCAGACGCAGGCCAACGGACCTCAACATTCGTTTCCCTCACTCCACAACACGTCTTCCTTCGCGGGACAAACTGCAGACTTCAACCTGGACTTCCTCGACAACATGCCTTCCACTGACGCGAGCAACATCACGGCCCAAGAGCTGCTCAACTCTATAGACAATTCGTTTTTGAACGACATCCTTTAAGTAGTGTCCGCGTGCCCCCCCAACGCCCCGACCCCCGCGACTCGTGGCGGCGCGGCTCGCTATGCGTTCGGAAACTGACCAATTCgaaatgtgaccaaagtaaTGAAATAGAATTTAACCGCCAGCTTTCGGCTGGAGCGACGTTACCGGAGAGCCGGCGACATTAATATCTCGATGTATCATGTCTTGGACCATGTTCTTTGTAGactttttactgtaaaaacatCTTTGCTTAGTATTTatgactattattattgtaagtaGTTCTTTTACGTGTAATCGATCGTTCGTTCGACGTAGTGGTAGGGACGTAACTATCAACGTTAGACTTATACATTCTCCTTTAATCTAAATCTTTATTTTAGCTGCAGAGTAgcataatgtatatttattacagaatatattatgtagtttttaAGGAGATAGCACAAAAGACACTtccctattttattatttgttaaattatttatcaatGAACTCAGATCGACGGGGCAATACTTCGAAGTCTTCATTTCGGAAATCTCGtgttgaatgttttatttattttcttatgatTGGGACTTCCATTCGTTGCTTCCTCGGGGCTATCACAAATTTTCGAATCGAGTTTGTTGCGAGTGTTATGCGAATAGAGTTGCATTCGGAAAGTGACCGATAGTGATGTCAGTACTATGTGATCTATCATTCTAAAATGCTTTTCACTATGGCTGAATATTGATACTACTGAAAATATCGATTTACATGTTGTCGAGGTAGAGAAGCGGTACAAAGCTTTACATTtgtctgatttaaaaaaaaacattttttttttgttaaatataatttttcttagTTTCGCTGGTTTAAAGTGTTTAAACACATTCACCTAACATAAGACACGatggttttaatttaaaaattgatttaaaaaaaaaaacgaatcagcCTTATTGCATATGACAATGCTGAACATTTTCTttataccatttttttaatagcGTAACGCATAGCgttttattgtacaaaaaaatattatcggaaatagtatatatttttttcataaaggCTCTTACTTACCTGTGTCCTTTTCTGTAACCAAGACAAAGTGTATGCATAATTAGACTAATATGGGTTAAGCAGCTAAAATGTGTAAGCGAAATCCACTTtcacaatttataatattacagtgtctatgtattttataattaaaaaacaaacaaaaaaacgttaCAACATTAAGCAACTGTAACTGTGACTGtgcttaaaacataaaaaatctaTTTCCCGATTTTTTAGATATTGATCAGTACTGACAGTTCTGTAATTTCTGAATGCGCTCTCGATATGGCCACTGAGTTTCCTCTGAAGCCGCAGCCGTGTAGTCAGGATCGGTTGGAATGACGTATGATATTAGTTAAGTTGAAAATGTTACGAGATGTTTGTGTGAGAGAGTGAAGCAGTCACGTTTGTATCCGCCTCAAAACGACCCgacttttattttatagtgcaaattgtaaatttatattGGAGGATTTTTATCATTCCTGTACCTAAGATATAATAGTAGATTATACTGTGATGTCGGTCTCAACGGTCAATAGGTGAATATAGtatcaattattataataaatatttgttaattgTTAAGGATCTCATTGTATCATTTTAGATTGGGGTTTTAAGGGATTCCGGGAATAGCAGACCGTTATGTCGTTTTAATAGTATTCTTTGAATGATGCGACTTCGGGTCACGCGAGAATGGAATGTCAAGTGTTTTAGTATATTTCGAAATATACTTGTATTTGTCTTGTGTAAATAATTTGTGATGGGGTTGTTAAACAACTTGTTCTAAATGAATTgtatctaaatattattattgtttgtgaaattaattataaattaaacaaaatacttcAGCTCTCTGTATGTAGTAGATAAAAGAATCCACAGCTAAACCAATTATTGTGAATGACAGTAACATTCCAGAGCCATTGTTAACAATGTTTTAACTTTAGGACCAATTTTTGAATgttcttttgaaaataatattgcaTATTGAACgaaaattcttttattttactgtaaaattaaattaataccaTAATCTTATACACTTTATCGGAATCAGTTGGAGTAAACACTTCAGAGtacataaatttataaattacaacATATTCCCATGATGGGATTTATTACCAAACATTATTACTAAATTAGTAACAATTACATACTCCCATGATAGGTGATCGGTGGTTTATAAATTGATAGGCAGGATTTGTTAATGAAGCTTTAATTCAGATCGCCGTTACTAGAACGCATCGCTTGGCCTCATGTCTTCAgtaaacccatagacacagcacactgagtttctcgccgaatcttctcagtaggtcgcgtttctgatccggtggtagattccgcgaagcactgcttttgctagagccagtgttagcaacactccgtttTTGAGCCCTGTGACctacctacacgttagggcgaaatagcctctcaaggctatcaacataggtagaaaaaaaaatattcattcaaCTGACGGCCTCAGCGTTGTGTGGTGTTTGTGTGCTCTGGTAATACCGGGTGAGACGTGACCTCGTATGGCCAccctacaaaaatatttttggaacatATCCAATTGAAAGTTTTTCCTTTTCGTTGAGCTATATCTGATTTCACTAATCCTTTCTAAGAGACTTTTCTTCTTGTTAAGCATCCAATGCACAACATTTACGTGTCAACACTCCTCCACGCGCAGAGGCGGATTTATCAACGGTGCAGAGTGTGGTCGCAGCAGTGTTAGGGGACGCCTCGGGACTTTCAATGAATCT includes:
- the LOC101737400 gene encoding neurogenic protein mastermind; protein product: MLQPMEEMILPPKRQAVVDRLRRRIETYRRRQSECVPRFDQSFSGACEQQNLETSALQKRFLEGKAKRQAKKSERKPDLPAISSNLHSSVVHVQQKFGCGDYEPPAKLQCGGGGVTGEALTKFSVEIVQQLEFTTSAADSQPQQISTNVTVKALANAVKTSSSPPPQQPPPRIPTPLDCERECKAECKSEVADDEFVGLDECAAALERDAASAFPGLADLIGEDDGDDTFEDLITEISEYPEFMKDFDLDAGKFNGGGIGLEPPEGETAPRPYGGGEMSPAAQTLKHMAEQHQQATGGDWARYRGYGYRPRHTPPPIDHLHMSQQQQLHVTQPHHNLQVSAAQHMQVSGAGGGGHVSVAAQQGMYASFQHQGAPPQQHHQGNGCDSYSMSQSQSINFSQAMRARQPSAAQQNSTPGPGPTPLGVAAAGISREQQAKMLQQQQQQMLRAQQQQMRPPPPEYKARYGGVGGAVGGSVGGPVGGAVGGMRRAAPRPYPQHPRQYSPEWRHVLMQQQAASRQQFPHHHQGFGMGGGMGGGITQQQQQQMQLQQARLQQQQLMQHQQQRTSSQQSPMSHLIMQQNQMMSVQGQIPNIHMSQSQNMSMQQGGLGGMGGHQGNPMHAQTGPMPTSMMAQNGPVQTQANGPQHSFPSLHNTSSFAGQTADFNLDFLDNMPSTDASNITAQELLNSIDNSFLNDIL